The following coding sequences lie in one Mesorhizobium sp. NZP2298 genomic window:
- a CDS encoding HdeD family acid-resistance protein — protein MTNPSTVEQPARSASANSAIGVVFILAGFFVLADVTLATTISTLLLGVIVICAGFVEIAMAVWAGGWRGFLWQTFLGILYVIFGCVLIGIPALGSAILTWILGVALLISGIGRILLGNRYLRSGRRLMFVSGLFGLAAGLLILLGWPSTGIWVIGALLGIDLVAHGLGWLAAGGRPAVSA, from the coding sequence ATGACGAACCCGTCGACCGTTGAACAGCCAGCGCGATCCGCTTCCGCCAATTCGGCCATAGGAGTGGTGTTTATCCTTGCGGGTTTCTTCGTCCTGGCCGACGTGACCCTTGCCACCACCATAAGTACCCTTCTTCTTGGCGTCATCGTCATATGCGCGGGGTTTGTTGAGATCGCCATGGCGGTATGGGCCGGAGGATGGCGCGGCTTTCTGTGGCAAACATTTCTGGGCATCCTGTATGTCATTTTCGGTTGTGTGCTGATCGGCATACCCGCTCTTGGATCCGCGATCCTCACCTGGATTTTGGGGGTCGCGCTTTTGATTTCGGGGATTGGAAGAATATTGTTGGGAAACCGCTACTTGCGTAGCGGCAGGCGGCTGATGTTTGTTTCCGGCTTGTTCGGCCTGGCCGCGGGCCTCCTGATACTGCTTGGATGGCCCTCAACCGGAATTTGGGTGATAGGGGCGCTTTTGGGTATCGACCTCGTAGCCCACGGACTCGGGTGGCTGGCGGCTGGGGGCCGGCCCGCGGTCTCGGCATAG
- a CDS encoding alpha/beta hydrolase — MVAFVATRLSADLLMRFLRSLSAGGVVLGTLFFVASLTPTLVPRTYVTQGILSGACFAAGYGIGVAWRWLWRYMQLPEPNGRVQRWLKIASALVCTVIALSFLWRTTEWQNSIRGLMGLEPVTSAHPFEVCVIAVITFVALIVLARLFKAVLRFTSNAVGRFVPPRISQVIGFTVSVLLFWTIANGLLIRTALHVLDSSFAAFDALIEPDRVRPTSPLKTGSAASLVAWEILGRAGREFVATGPSAAEIQAFTQEPALEPIRVYVGLGASDTVEQRAKLALDELIRVGGFDRSVLIVITPTGTGWVDPSAMDAVEYLHNGDVASVALQYSYLSSPLSLLVQPGYGAEASRALFAAVYGYWTTLPKDHRPKLYLHGLSLGAMNSERSAELFEILGDPIQGALWSGPPFESRIWRRATDARNPGSPAWLPRFGDGSVVRFMNQHGGTVAPGTRWGPMRIVYLQYASDAITFFDYRDLYRRPDWMSAPRGPDVSPQLRWYPVVTMLQLALDMGMATSTPMGYGHVYAPEHYVDAWLAVTDPKGWTPERIEQLKRHLAQRSGR, encoded by the coding sequence ATGGTAGCATTCGTTGCAACGCGGCTATCTGCCGACCTCCTGATGAGGTTCTTGCGCTCGCTTTCCGCCGGAGGCGTTGTCCTAGGTACCCTGTTCTTCGTGGCCTCGCTAACGCCCACGCTCGTTCCCCGAACTTATGTGACACAGGGCATTCTCTCCGGCGCCTGCTTTGCAGCCGGATATGGGATCGGGGTCGCCTGGCGGTGGCTCTGGCGATATATGCAACTGCCGGAACCCAATGGTCGCGTCCAGAGATGGCTCAAGATCGCGTCGGCGCTGGTGTGCACCGTCATCGCCTTGTCATTCCTGTGGCGAACGACCGAGTGGCAGAACTCGATCCGCGGGCTGATGGGGCTCGAACCCGTGACCAGCGCCCACCCATTCGAAGTCTGCGTGATCGCGGTCATCACCTTTGTCGCACTCATTGTGTTGGCTCGCCTCTTCAAGGCTGTCTTGCGCTTCACGTCGAACGCCGTCGGCCGCTTCGTGCCGCCGCGGATTTCGCAGGTGATCGGCTTCACCGTGAGCGTCCTATTGTTCTGGACGATCGCGAACGGCCTTCTCATCCGCACAGCGCTGCATGTTCTCGACTCGTCCTTTGCGGCGTTCGACGCGCTCATCGAACCCGACCGGGTGCGCCCAACCTCCCCGCTCAAGACAGGCAGCGCGGCCTCATTGGTCGCTTGGGAGATACTTGGACGAGCGGGCCGCGAATTCGTCGCGACCGGACCCAGCGCGGCCGAGATCCAGGCCTTTACCCAGGAGCCTGCGCTCGAGCCGATCAGGGTCTATGTCGGCCTGGGGGCAAGCGACACTGTCGAACAGCGCGCGAAGCTGGCCCTCGACGAGCTGATACGCGTTGGCGGTTTTGACCGCTCGGTGCTGATTGTCATCACGCCGACAGGGACCGGCTGGGTCGATCCCTCGGCGATGGATGCGGTTGAATACCTGCACAATGGCGACGTGGCGAGCGTCGCCTTGCAATACTCCTATCTATCGAGCCCGCTGTCGCTGCTCGTACAGCCGGGCTATGGCGCGGAGGCGTCGAGGGCGCTGTTCGCTGCTGTCTACGGTTATTGGACGACCCTGCCGAAGGACCACCGGCCGAAACTATATCTGCACGGACTAAGTCTTGGGGCGATGAATTCCGAACGTTCGGCTGAACTCTTCGAGATACTCGGCGATCCGATCCAAGGTGCCTTGTGGAGCGGTCCGCCTTTCGAAAGCAGGATTTGGCGGCGGGCCACCGATGCGCGAAACCCTGGGTCGCCTGCCTGGTTGCCGCGGTTCGGAGACGGCTCGGTTGTCCGCTTCATGAACCAGCATGGCGGGACGGTCGCGCCAGGTACACGATGGGGGCCCATGCGCATCGTGTACCTGCAGTATGCAAGCGATGCGATCACCTTCTTCGACTATCGGGATCTTTACCGGCGCCCCGACTGGATGAGCGCACCGCGCGGTCCCGATGTGTCACCGCAGTTGCGGTGGTATCCGGTGGTGACGATGCTGCAACTGGCACTCGATATGGGCATGGCAACCTCGACGCCGATGGGTTACGGGCATGTCTACGCGCCCGAGCACTATGTCGATGCCTGGCTTGCCGTGACTGATCCCAAGGGTTGGACCCCCGAGCGGATAGAACAGTTGAAACGACACCTCGCGCAGCGCAGTGGAAGATAG
- a CDS encoding DUF1269 domain-containing protein has product MSDLIVIVYPTETKAEEVRQLLLTLQKEYIIKLGDAVIATKTEAGTIKLNQLMNTTATGAISGSFWGMLVGLLFLNPLVGLAVGAASGALGGALTDVGINDAFMRDLSTSIQPGNAALFVLVQEMTADKVLKEIQGFGGVVLKTSLDETKEQVLRDALQRASAAAGQESGSNT; this is encoded by the coding sequence ATGTCCGACTTGATTGTCATCGTATATCCGACCGAGACCAAGGCTGAAGAAGTGCGCCAGCTCCTTCTGACATTGCAGAAGGAATACATCATCAAGCTGGGTGACGCGGTTATCGCGACCAAAACCGAAGCAGGCACGATCAAGCTCAACCAGTTGATGAATACCACTGCCACGGGCGCGATCTCCGGCAGCTTCTGGGGAATGCTCGTCGGTCTCCTCTTCCTGAATCCGCTGGTCGGCCTTGCCGTCGGCGCTGCATCCGGGGCCCTTGGCGGTGCCCTGACCGATGTTGGCATCAACGACGCGTTCATGCGCGATCTGTCGACCAGCATCCAGCCCGGCAACGCCGCGCTTTTCGTCCTCGTCCAGGAAATGACGGCAGACAAGGTGCTCAAGGAAATCCAGGGTTTCGGTGGGGTGGTGCTCAAGACATCCCTGGACGAAACCAAGGAGCAAGTCCTGCGCGACGCACTTCAGCGTGCGTCGGCGGCGGCCGGACAGGAATCCGGCTCAAACACCTGA